One Pleurodeles waltl isolate 20211129_DDA chromosome 3_2, aPleWal1.hap1.20221129, whole genome shotgun sequence genomic window carries:
- the LYRM9 gene encoding LYR motif-containing protein 9, which produces MPLPGAELVHRPLQLYRYLLRCCRQLPSEPMQHHYKHAIRQSFRVHADEDDPERIQQIIKRAIEDADWVMNKYKKDR; this is translated from the exons ATGCCTTTGCCAGGTGCTGAGTTGGTGCACAGGCCCCTGCAGCTCTATCGTTATCTGCTCCGTTGTTGCAGACAACTGCCCTCCGAGCCCATGCAGCACCATTATAAACATGCAATTCGGCAG AGTTTTCGGGTTCATGCAGACGAGGATGACCCTGAGCGGATTCAGCAAATCATTAAAAGGGCCATTGAGGACGCTGACTGGGTCATGAACAAA tatAAAAAGGATAGGTAG